One segment of Dolichospermum sp. DET69 DNA contains the following:
- a CDS encoding DUF2996 domain-containing protein — MAEETNQNQAGDVASNPAATASENPPAEAKAAKKEKAPALEDKPFEEFMQQHYLPALQEAITKEGVPDVKLTFAKQKYSIIGFNSTEECWQVIGSWQGGQRQFNVYFPDENIQGKKGFSCNEGKKTSTLESFLIDERKTTLELLVSRLVYRLNGQKWLGRN; from the coding sequence ATGGCAGAAGAAACCAATCAAAATCAAGCGGGAGATGTAGCTTCTAATCCTGCTGCAACCGCCTCAGAAAACCCTCCAGCAGAGGCTAAAGCTGCCAAAAAGGAAAAAGCCCCAGCCTTGGAAGATAAGCCTTTTGAGGAATTTATGCAGCAACACTATCTACCAGCGTTGCAAGAAGCAATTACTAAAGAAGGTGTGCCAGATGTCAAGTTGACTTTTGCCAAACAGAAGTATTCTATCATTGGTTTTAACTCAACGGAAGAATGCTGGCAAGTTATCGGTTCTTGGCAAGGGGGACAGCGCCAGTTTAACGTATATTTCCCTGATGAAAATATTCAAGGTAAAAAGGGATTTTCCTGTAATGAGGGTAAAAAAACTAGTACCTTAGAATCATTTTTAATTGATGAGCGGAAGACTACCCTAGAATTGTTGGTATCTCGCTTAGTGTATCGTTTGAATGGTCAAAAATGGCTAGGTAGAAATTAG
- a CDS encoding NINE protein, whose product MTIKNNQNKDRLVASYILCGAGFFGIAGLHRLYNGKTATGLLWLFTCGFFYMGQIFDLLIIPNMVDEYEEKLRLKAGLSSVGISNERIFISQVYKPAEKPFIVKLIEAAEANGGSLTVTQGVKATQTSFLEVENALREMLKSNHIRIGNDPISGVVTYYFDEL is encoded by the coding sequence ATGACTATAAAAAATAATCAAAATAAAGACCGTCTTGTTGCCTCTTACATTTTATGTGGTGCTGGTTTTTTTGGTATAGCCGGGTTACATAGATTATATAATGGCAAAACCGCTACTGGTTTATTATGGCTATTTACCTGCGGTTTCTTTTACATGGGGCAAATTTTTGATCTATTGATTATACCGAATATGGTTGACGAATATGAGGAAAAACTGCGACTAAAAGCAGGTTTATCATCTGTAGGTATATCTAATGAACGGATATTTATTTCCCAAGTTTACAAACCCGCTGAGAAACCATTCATTGTCAAACTGATAGAAGCCGCAGAGGCTAACGGTGGTAGTTTAACTGTAACTCAAGGTGTCAAGGCTACACAAACCAGCTTTCTAGAAGTGGAAAATGCACTCAGAGAAATGCTAAAATCAAATCATATTAGAATAGGTAACGACCCCATTTCTGGAGTCGTGACTTATTATTTTGATGAATTGTAA
- the dusB gene encoding tRNA dihydrouridine synthase DusB yields MISLSPELQARLSTPLKIGSFEVKSRVLQSPLSGVTDMVFRRLVRRYAPESMMYTEMVNATGLHYVNQLPKIMEVDPKERPISIQLFDCRPDFLAEAAIKAVAEGADTVDINMGCPVNKITKNGGGSSLLRQPEIAEAIVREVVKAVNVPVTVKTRIGWNDHEITILDFAKRMEDAGAKMITVHGRTRAQGYNGNARWEWIAKVKEVLSIPVIGNGDIFSVEAAVKCLEQTGADGVMCSRGTLGYPFLVGEVDHFLKTGELLPTPNPVQRLECAREHLFALWEYKGDRGVRQARKHMTWYAKGFMGAADLRGKLSLVETVQQGLDLIDAAIEKLAHGYEIEEDTVDSIILV; encoded by the coding sequence ATGATTTCCCTTTCTCCTGAACTCCAAGCTAGACTTTCCACCCCTTTGAAAATTGGCTCATTTGAGGTTAAAAGCCGTGTTTTACAGTCTCCTTTGTCGGGGGTGACTGATATGGTGTTTCGGCGTTTGGTGCGGCGTTATGCGCCAGAATCAATGATGTATACAGAAATGGTTAATGCTACGGGTTTACACTATGTTAACCAATTACCAAAAATCATGGAGGTAGATCCCAAGGAAAGACCTATTAGTATTCAATTATTTGATTGCCGTCCTGATTTTCTCGCGGAAGCTGCCATAAAAGCGGTTGCAGAAGGTGCGGATACTGTTGATATTAATATGGGATGTCCTGTTAATAAGATTACTAAAAATGGTGGGGGTTCTTCTTTATTGCGTCAACCGGAAATTGCTGAAGCAATTGTACGAGAAGTGGTAAAAGCGGTAAATGTTCCTGTAACTGTGAAAACCCGTATTGGTTGGAATGATCATGAAATTACCATCCTTGATTTTGCGAAAAGAATGGAAGACGCGGGAGCAAAAATGATTACTGTTCATGGACGCACTCGCGCTCAAGGTTATAATGGTAATGCTCGATGGGAATGGATAGCTAAAGTTAAAGAAGTGCTATCCATTCCTGTGATTGGGAATGGAGATATTTTTTCTGTGGAAGCTGCGGTAAAATGTTTAGAACAAACTGGTGCAGATGGGGTAATGTGTTCTCGGGGAACTTTAGGTTATCCGTTTTTAGTTGGGGAAGTTGATCATTTCTTAAAAACTGGAGAACTATTACCAACACCCAATCCAGTTCAACGTTTAGAATGTGCGCGAGAACATCTTTTTGCTTTATGGGAATACAAGGGAGATAGGGGAGTCCGTCAAGCTCGTAAACACATGACTTGGTATGCAAAAGGCTTTATGGGTGCGGCTGATTTGCGGGGTAAGTTAAGTTTAGTAGAAACTGTCCAACAGGGTTTAGATTTGATTGATGCTGCTATAGAAAAACTCGCTCATGGTTATGAAATTGAGGAAGACACTGTAGATAGTATTATCTTAGTATAA
- a CDS encoding Na(+)/H(+) antiporter subunit B: protein MKWVYILAGIALFVKMLIMPDSEPNILDISIVETVVKESGVPNAVSGIIFRNRLYDTIFEVIVFTIAILGANFLLANEKPSCSIYQFQDQPSIILARLGATIAALVAIELAIRGHLSPGGGFAAGVAGGTAIGLIAITSSYQWMQDIYQRWHAAMWEKISVLVFIVLAVITLSGFELPHGELGTLFSGGILPILNILVAVKVALGSWAVLLIFIRYRGLL from the coding sequence ATGAAATGGGTTTATATTTTAGCCGGAATAGCTTTATTTGTAAAAATGCTAATAATGCCTGATTCAGAACCAAACATATTAGATATTTCCATTGTGGAAACAGTGGTTAAAGAAAGTGGTGTTCCCAATGCAGTATCAGGGATTATTTTTAGAAATCGGCTATATGATACTATTTTTGAAGTAATTGTATTTACTATCGCCATTCTCGGAGCAAATTTTTTACTAGCCAATGAAAAACCATCTTGTAGTATCTATCAATTCCAAGATCAACCATCCATCATTTTAGCTCGTCTAGGGGCAACAATTGCGGCGTTAGTGGCTATAGAATTAGCAATTAGAGGACATTTGAGTCCTGGGGGTGGTTTTGCGGCTGGTGTGGCTGGGGGAACAGCAATTGGATTAATCGCAATTACTTCATCATATCAGTGGATGCAGGATATTTATCAACGTTGGCACGCTGCAATGTGGGAAAAGATTTCGGTATTAGTTTTTATTGTTTTAGCAGTGATAACTTTATCAGGATTTGAGTTACCACACGGTGAATTAGGAACGCTTTTTAGTGGCGGAATTTTGCCGATATTAAATATCCTAGTTGCTGTTAAAGTAGCATTGGGTTCTTGGGCAGTTCTTTTGATTTTTATTCGTTATCGGGGTTTATTGTAA
- a CDS encoding DUF4040 domain-containing protein — translation MNDTYLYLIIALLPLTAGILITQTNPYHALVIRGVLGAVAAMVEAVLGAADVALTEALMGTMLSITLYAVAVRSSLVLRLGVMANQTIAKNQDGDFQQLINEFRNVFNKYYLRLELVPYSNRETLQRALIEKEIHATCALIKETEQTHKKYQTTIRVQRIYNIMESALSTEKTSLNYINVLDSEEKYL, via the coding sequence ATGAATGATACCTATCTCTATTTAATCATTGCTTTATTACCCTTAACTGCGGGGATATTAATCACTCAAACTAACCCCTATCATGCCTTAGTAATTCGTGGGGTACTTGGTGCGGTAGCTGCAATGGTAGAGGCAGTTTTAGGTGCAGCAGATGTAGCTTTAACAGAAGCATTAATGGGAACGATGCTATCAATTACTTTATATGCAGTAGCAGTCCGTTCATCTTTAGTTTTGCGTTTAGGAGTCATGGCAAATCAAACAATTGCCAAAAATCAAGATGGCGATTTTCAACAACTTATAAACGAGTTCCGTAACGTTTTCAATAAATATTATTTGCGGTTGGAACTTGTACCTTATAGCAATAGGGAAACTTTACAACGGGCATTAATAGAAAAAGAGATTCATGCAACTTGTGCGCTAATAAAAGAAACTGAGCAAACCCACAAAAAATATCAAACTACTATTAGAGTTCAACGCATTTATAACATTATGGAAAGCGCACTTTCCACAGAAAAAACAAGTTTAAACTATATCAATGTTTTAGATTCAGAGGAGAAATATCTATGA
- a CDS encoding monovalent cation/H(+) antiporter subunit G translates to MINIISYVCIFIGIVFWFWGTFHLVSDRSILFKLHGLSVADTLGSMMIIVGLLLKIPSEWPLLILGIISLAIWNTMLGYVLAYCSTEDAKNE, encoded by the coding sequence ATGATCAACATTATTAGTTATGTTTGTATATTCATAGGCATAGTTTTTTGGTTTTGGGGAACTTTTCATTTAGTCAGTGACAGATCAATATTATTCAAATTACATGGTCTTTCTGTTGCTGATACACTAGGTTCAATGATGATTATTGTGGGACTTCTACTGAAAATACCTAGCGAATGGCCATTACTTATTTTGGGCATTATTTCCTTAGCAATTTGGAATACTATGCTGGGTTATGTATTAGCATACTGTTCAACTGAGGACGCAAAAAATGAATGA
- a CDS encoding Na+/H+ antiporter subunit E: protein MIGHLILRLSIWFLLTSDVSLTNIIIGVIIALVLPRGYTSPEKLKDWVKVIIKIFIAIPVAFVEAFEIILRPHNQEEIIMEKVKLKRSPLLIFLDIFLITFTPKTIVVKYHQEGWYEVHQIKPRKK, encoded by the coding sequence ATGATTGGACATCTCATATTAAGATTATCAATTTGGTTTTTACTCACATCTGATGTGAGTCTAACAAATATTATCATCGGTGTAATTATTGCCTTGGTATTACCACGTGGCTATACATCTCCAGAAAAACTAAAAGATTGGGTAAAGGTGATCATTAAAATCTTTATTGCTATTCCAGTAGCTTTTGTAGAGGCATTTGAAATTATCTTGCGTCCCCATAATCAAGAAGAAATAATCATGGAAAAAGTCAAATTAAAAAGATCACCATTGCTGATTTTTCTAGATATATTTTTGATTACCTTCACACCAAAAACTATAGTTGTAAAATATCACCAAGAAGGTTGGTATGAGGTTCACCAAATTAAACCAAGGAAAAAATAA